From a single Arachis hypogaea cultivar Tifrunner chromosome 3, arahy.Tifrunner.gnm2.J5K5, whole genome shotgun sequence genomic region:
- the LOC112791512 gene encoding E3 ubiquitin ligase PQT3-like isoform X1 encodes MAVYYKFKSTRDYDSIPMEGPFISVGTLKEKIFESKHLGRGTDFVLVVTNAQTNEEYLDEAMLIPKNTSLLIRRVPGRPRLPIVTELEQKKVDFTAMEAEPENSSLPAEDASAPEDSDWDEFGNDLYEIPDVPSIQSSNLIPEAPPTNKADEESKIKALIDTPALDWQRQGSDFGAGRGFGRGMGGRMGGGRGFGMEWKTPPQGYVCHRCKVPGHFIQHCPTNGDPSYDIKRVKQPTGIPRSMLMVNSQGSYALPNGSVAVLKPNEAAFEKEIEGLPSTTRSVGDLPPELHCPLCNDVMKDAVLTSKCCFKSFCDKCIRDYIISKSMCICGATNILADDLLPNKTLRDTINRILESGNSSAENAGSTFQVQDMESARCPQLKLPSPTSSAASKGEPKVSHVHEGMTNVPETVDDKKTVSAPAPLQTSEQVKPRMPDVSEATHESMSVKEPASQGSAQLVEEEVQQKMVPAEAGKKKKKEESPFACK; translated from the exons ATGGCGGTGTATTATAAATTTAAGAGTACAAGAGATTATGATTCAATTCCCATGGAAGGTCCTTTCATCTCTGTTGGAacattgaaagaaaaaatatttgaatcCAAGCATTTAGGCAGGGGTACTGATTTTGTTCTCGTGGTAACCAACGCCCAGACCAATGAAG AATATCTTGATGAAGCAATGCTGATTCCTAAAAATACCTCACTGTTAATTCGTCGGGTTCCTGGTCGGCCACGTTTACCAATTGTTACTGAACTAGA GCAAAAAAAGGTGGACTTTACGGCTATGGAAGCCGAACCTGAAAACAGCAGCTTACCAGCTGAAGATGCATCTGCT CCAGAAGATTCAGATTgggatgaatttggaaatgatttgTATGAGATTCCTGATGTACCATCCATTCAATCAAGCAACTTAATTCCTGAAGCTCCTCCAACCAACAAAGCTGATGAAGAAAGTAAGATAAAGGCTTTGATTGATACTCCTGCCTTGGATTGGCAACG TCAAGGATCGGACTTTGGTGCTGGTAGAGGTTTTGGAAGAGGTATGGGTGGACGGATGGGGGGTGGTCGTGGTTTTG GGATGGAGTGGAAAACACCTCCCCAAGGCTATGTATGTCACAGGTGCAAGGTTCCTG GCCATTTTATTCAGCACTGCCCTACAAACGGTGATCCAAGTTATGACATCAAGAGAGTTAAACAACCTACTGGTATTCCGAGATCCATGCTGATGGTGAACTCACAAGGTTCCTATGCTCTACCAAATGGTTCAGTAGCTGTATTGAAGCCAAATGA GGCTGCTTTTGAGAAAGAAATAGAAGGTTTACCTTCCACCACACGTTCTGTTGGGGATCTACCACCTGAGCTCCACTGCCCCTTGTGCAATGATGTGATGAAAGATGCTGTGCTGACAAGCAAGTGCTGTTTTAAAAGCTTTTGTGACAAAT GTATTAGGGACTATATTATCTCCAAGTCCATGTGCATATGTGGTGCAACAAATATTCTTGCAGATGATCTTTTACCAAATAAGACCCTAAGAGATACTATTAATCGTATATTGGAGTCAGGCAATAGCAGTGCTGAAAACGCTGGGAGCACCTTTCAAGTTCAAG ATATGGAGTCTGCTCGTTGTCCACAACTGAAGCTTCCATCTCCAACCTCATCGGCTGCATCTAAGGGAGAACCAAAGGTTTCACATGTTCATGAAGGAATGACAAATGTACCGGAAACTGTTGATGATAAAAAAACAGTTTCTGCTCCAGCTCCATTGCAAACATCAGAGCAAGTGAAGCCCAGAATGCCTGATGTAAGTGAAGCTACACATGAGTCGATGAGTGTAAAGGAACCAGCCTCACAAGGGAGTGCTCAGTTGGTTGAGGAGGAAGTCCAGCAAAAAATGGTTCCTGCTGAGGCAG gaaagaagaaaaaaaaggaagaaagtccATTTGCCTGCAAATG A
- the LOC112791512 gene encoding E3 ubiquitin ligase PQT3-like isoform X2 produces the protein MLIPKNTSLLIRRVPGRPRLPIVTELEQKKVDFTAMEAEPENSSLPAEDASAPEDSDWDEFGNDLYEIPDVPSIQSSNLIPEAPPTNKADEESKIKALIDTPALDWQRQGSDFGAGRGFGRGMGGRMGGGRGFGMEWKTPPQGYVCHRCKVPGHFIQHCPTNGDPSYDIKRVKQPTGIPRSMLMVNSQGSYALPNGSVAVLKPNEAAFEKEIEGLPSTTRSVGDLPPELHCPLCNDVMKDAVLTSKCCFKSFCDKCIRDYIISKSMCICGATNILADDLLPNKTLRDTINRILESGNSSAENAGSTFQVQDMESARCPQLKLPSPTSSAASKGEPKVSHVHEGMTNVPETVDDKKTVSAPAPLQTSEQVKPRMPDVSEATHESMSVKEPASQGSAQLVEEEVQQKMVPAEAGKKKKKEESPFACK, from the exons ATGCTGATTCCTAAAAATACCTCACTGTTAATTCGTCGGGTTCCTGGTCGGCCACGTTTACCAATTGTTACTGAACTAGA GCAAAAAAAGGTGGACTTTACGGCTATGGAAGCCGAACCTGAAAACAGCAGCTTACCAGCTGAAGATGCATCTGCT CCAGAAGATTCAGATTgggatgaatttggaaatgatttgTATGAGATTCCTGATGTACCATCCATTCAATCAAGCAACTTAATTCCTGAAGCTCCTCCAACCAACAAAGCTGATGAAGAAAGTAAGATAAAGGCTTTGATTGATACTCCTGCCTTGGATTGGCAACG TCAAGGATCGGACTTTGGTGCTGGTAGAGGTTTTGGAAGAGGTATGGGTGGACGGATGGGGGGTGGTCGTGGTTTTG GGATGGAGTGGAAAACACCTCCCCAAGGCTATGTATGTCACAGGTGCAAGGTTCCTG GCCATTTTATTCAGCACTGCCCTACAAACGGTGATCCAAGTTATGACATCAAGAGAGTTAAACAACCTACTGGTATTCCGAGATCCATGCTGATGGTGAACTCACAAGGTTCCTATGCTCTACCAAATGGTTCAGTAGCTGTATTGAAGCCAAATGA GGCTGCTTTTGAGAAAGAAATAGAAGGTTTACCTTCCACCACACGTTCTGTTGGGGATCTACCACCTGAGCTCCACTGCCCCTTGTGCAATGATGTGATGAAAGATGCTGTGCTGACAAGCAAGTGCTGTTTTAAAAGCTTTTGTGACAAAT GTATTAGGGACTATATTATCTCCAAGTCCATGTGCATATGTGGTGCAACAAATATTCTTGCAGATGATCTTTTACCAAATAAGACCCTAAGAGATACTATTAATCGTATATTGGAGTCAGGCAATAGCAGTGCTGAAAACGCTGGGAGCACCTTTCAAGTTCAAG ATATGGAGTCTGCTCGTTGTCCACAACTGAAGCTTCCATCTCCAACCTCATCGGCTGCATCTAAGGGAGAACCAAAGGTTTCACATGTTCATGAAGGAATGACAAATGTACCGGAAACTGTTGATGATAAAAAAACAGTTTCTGCTCCAGCTCCATTGCAAACATCAGAGCAAGTGAAGCCCAGAATGCCTGATGTAAGTGAAGCTACACATGAGTCGATGAGTGTAAAGGAACCAGCCTCACAAGGGAGTGCTCAGTTGGTTGAGGAGGAAGTCCAGCAAAAAATGGTTCCTGCTGAGGCAG gaaagaagaaaaaaaaggaagaaagtccATTTGCCTGCAAATG A